In the genome of Syntrophorhabdaceae bacterium, the window ATGGAAACCCTGCAGGCGGCTGAAGACCGCCTGTGTCGTTAAGAGAAGGTAAACTGCTATAAAAACCCCGGGGCGTTTATGCCCCGGGGTCTCTTTCTAACTTCGTCAAGTAGGCGACACTGATGAAAGCTCTTTCTTGAAGGAAATATAATAAACCGCCCCGATGAAAACAAACCCGCCCACGATGTTCCCGAGCGTTACAGGGATCAGGTTCCAGTAAATGAACTGTCCCCATGTCACGTTTGCGCCAAGCATGATACCTACGGGGATGAAATACATGTTGGCCACGCAGTGCTCGAACCCGGAGGAAACAAAGGCCATGATGGGGAACCATATTCCGAAAAACTTACCGATCATGTTCTTCGACGAAAGAGCGAGCAAAATGGCAAGGTTCACGAGGAGGTTACATCCAATTCCCTTCATGAAGGCCGACCACATACCCGCGCCGCCGTTTGCCATATAGGGCAGTGTCTTTGCCTGGGCGATCGCCACGGCACTCTGACCAAACGCCGTCAGTTCAGCCCCGCCACCCTTGCTGAAAGGCCCTACGGACATTAGATACGCCCAGAACAAGGAGCCGATGAAGTTTCCGATATAAACCCAGAACCAGGCATTGATGACCTTCCCCCAGGTCGATTTTTTCTGAAATACAGCCATGGGAATCAGCATCGTGTCACCGGTAAAAAGCGACATGCCGGTAAGAACGATGGCTATCAAGCCGACGGGGAAGACGGCCCCGGCTATCATGGATTTGAACCCGGCGCCCATCGAGTTCTGCAGCCCCGTTCCGCATACCGTGGCGAGGGCCCCTCCAACCGCAATAAAGAGGCCTGCCATAAAACTGCGTACGAGGTAATTGCCTGGCGTAAGATTAGCCTTGTACTTGCCAGCATCGCCGGCCAATTGAACGATTTCTACAGGTTTGTTAGCCATAGTCCCTCCTTTTTTATGAGTTACTTTGTCACTTGATTGTGTTGCTTCATCCCAATTGATTGAATAAATAAAAAGACCATATTAAGGCGGTCGATATCAAGACATTATTTCGATTTGATCGTCATGCCCTGTCGGTGAACGCATTGACCGCGTCCATA includes:
- a CDS encoding formate/nitrite transporter family protein, which produces MANKPVEIVQLAGDAGKYKANLTPGNYLVRSFMAGLFIAVGGALATVCGTGLQNSMGAGFKSMIAGAVFPVGLIAIVLTGMSLFTGDTMLIPMAVFQKKSTWGKVINAWFWVYIGNFIGSLFWAYLMSVGPFSKGGGAELTAFGQSAVAIAQAKTLPYMANGGAGMWSAFMKGIGCNLLVNLAILLALSSKNMIGKFFGIWFPIMAFVSSGFEHCVANMYFIPVGIMLGANVTWGQFIYWNLIPVTLGNIVGGFVFIGAVYYISFKKELSSVSPT